The following DNA comes from Seriola aureovittata isolate HTS-2021-v1 ecotype China chromosome 15, ASM2101889v1, whole genome shotgun sequence.
GACAAAATTCTAGTACTTGTTTGAGACTCGTAGTGGAAGATTCAAGCAGTTGAAGTTAttgacttgtgtttgtgcaataaaaaatatccaagaaaaaaaaaattgggttAGGGTTGTttgtgagaaaatattttacagatgtgCAACTCCCATTGCATGAATTCACCTTCTGATTTCCAGATGTGCAAATCTTGTCCATGACACTACAACATTATTTGATACAgtagtgtgaatgtgttttgacCCACATTCACTGCAGCAACTGTGGcgaaaatgtgagtgtgtgagtttcttaatttgtgatttgtaaaaCAGGGTTTGTGCAGCTGGGTGTAACTGTTGTTGTCTAACCCTACagcatcttttctctgtgaccTCAGATTTACTGATACGCATGTGTGACTCTTTTGTACTAATTCCACTGTCACAGGTGCTCAGTTGTTTTGTACCATAAATATCTTCATAGAGATCGGTCTCCACCTGGGGCTTGTGAGTATCCCCCCACCCACCAGATGCCCGTCACCCTGGGCAACTCCAGGAAAGGAGGGTGTTCTCGCTCCACCTCCCTCACCAGCTCGGGCTCCTCCCATCAGAGAAAACGTTCCACATCCTTAGAACCAGTGTACAACACCGGGGGTCAGCACGCCCAggtcccccctccctccttcacctgcCCTCCAGTCTACACTCCACCCTATTAACACAATacatgattatttattaatgatctgtgaagatgaaatgaaacttaACTTTATCAGATTTCTGAGGTTTTCACTTGAACAGAAAATTAAGCCGTTTGTTTAAACCAGACAACTGATAAATAAACCTGAGAGTTGAGACGTGACACCATTGTTAAATATTCAGGTGTAATCATGTGATCCAGGTGGAGCTGATGAGAAAGAGAAGTCACCTGGTCAGCAGGTGTTCTCTCAGTCTacactgacacagtttaacCAGGAGGTGATGACGAGTGAAAACTGGTTCACTGActgacgtgtgtgtttgtgtgtttttcaggttcATTCTTCAGTCAAAGGAGGAGATCAATAATCAGTTGATggataaacagaaaacagctgacgAGAAGATCAAAGAGCTCGAGGTACAAAAATCCACACTGACACCTGCTCACCTGGTGCAGGTGTCACAGGTGTGAGAGACTGTGACTTTAGTGGAAACTGATTCTGACAAATTCACATGTGACTTTATTTTAACTGGTTTATCCACACCAAGTTCTGCTGCTCATCCAGGACCTGGTTAATGATTGATTCATATTCATGATTAATGATCAATATTAGTGATTAATGTAAATGATTAGTGATTAATTAAGCATTATCACACGAGggagtgatgttttttttatatatactgtatatatatatatatatatatacagtatatatatcaGCTCAGCTGTGACTCTGATATTCAGAACATCTCTCCCTCAGTGTGATGTTCTACCAGCGCCATGTTAGTTCAAtgagcaacaacagattatgatctgtttgtttatttcatcatttactAGTAGTTCAACTGGGCTGGtgctggactgttgctaagcaacacataaacatttcctgacctgcacagtgacaCTAGCTGCTGCCTCAGGTGTTTCTGAAGGATCcaccttcttccttcttcctctcctgacGACCAGACATCGTTTCATTCAAACgttatttctgaaatattttcatctttgtttgttacagTCTGAGATCGATAACGAGGTTAATGTGACTCTGATTAACGTTGATAGAACAGCTGTGAAGAGGAGTGATACGTGGAGTTAAAGGTCCCAGTGCTGCTGTTCTCTATATCAGCCTCATGGAATCactctcgtccaatcagatcACTTGGTTGGGACTAACTGCTGTATAATGATCAATATTAGTGATTTAATATTAGTGGGAATAAAGAAGCTGAAATCAACAGCAACCGTTTTACCTTTTAATGGTTTAAGACGGGAAAACAcgcctgcagtgtgtgtctgtgccctCACTGTGCATATTTGTTATTTCCAGCAGAAGAAGGTGTACCTTGAACGCAGCGTGAAAGAAGCTGAAGACAACATCAGAGAGATGCTGCTGTCCAGAAGAGCTCagtgatcaataatcaatagtcATAGTGACTTCCTGTTGCTTGTGTATGTtcatattaaaatgttgtatCTTCACCCAGTGTCTGTGTCCCTACTTTATTAAACAAACTAATCAATAACCAGCTTGATGACTGGTTTGTCAACAGGTGAGTGAAGACGCAGCACAAACAGGAAGctcatcaaactttatttaactctgaaacacacacaggtttgtcCACATGTTGCTGTGATATCAGTCTGTGGTGATGTCATCTATTGTTGTTTGGTTTCTGGACAAAGTTGATGGAGTACGATCCGGTGTCCTGATCCTGGTTCACCTGGAAGTTGTTGGTGGAGAGTCCGAACGGCCTCAGGACCATGTTCCCCAGGTCCTTCAGCTTACCTGTGCAACATGATACACGTTACATGTTACTTTGGTTTCATCTTACCGTTGGCCTCACCTATaactttctgactttttactctaatgacttttttttgataTCTTATGCCGCCTTATGACTTCTTATATTTTATgaactatactatgacattttatgccttattatactgtcacttttttattttatatatatatatatattatgccttactacactatgaagttttcttttttcatgccttacattgctgacattttatgccttactatgttatgacggttttttatattttatgtactctgatgttttatgccttcttatactgactttttaattacattttatgcgTTACATTACtatgttttattccatactaatctatgacgttttcttgatgttttataccattttatactatattattacttctcatgacgttttatgccgtactatactactttttttttccttttatgcctttctatactatgtttttttgatgttttatgcctcactatactacgactctttatgccttaatcATACATATTGATTATATATATTGATTATCTGAAATAATGATTAGTTAATGAACCAAGACAGAAACAAAGGGTGGTGTGGTCAGTACGTACTGATCATTTCCTCCTTCAACTTCTCATTTCTCTCCTGTATCTGCTGAGGCAACCTCTGAAAGACAGACGggtagacagagagacaggtacagagagagagtaaagtAGATAGACgggtagagagacagacagacagacagatcagtgGTCATGTGGTCTTAATGTTTCAGGATGAGTTTCAGTCTTTGATCAGTTGGATGAATCAGCTGATGGGGAGGCTGTGGCTCAGCAGGTAGATTAGGCTGAGTGAGTTGTCCACTAACtagaaggttggtggttcaattCCCAGCTTCTCCAGCCTTATTTCTGGGCAAGATACTGAGCCCCACATTGCTGTatatgagtgtgatgtatgaatgtgtgtgtaaataggtgaatgtggcaagtattgtaaagggTTAGGGGGTCCCATTCGTCCAAGCTGTCAGTGAACTCACCATACAGGCCTGCCTAGCGCTGGTCTGGTTCGGGTCTCGGTCCAGAACCTTCTTGTAGTCCTCCAGAGCCTCATCCAGCTTCTCTGTTTGCTCGTAAAGCTCTGCCCTCCTCAGCAACGCCCGCACATAGTCTGGATTCAGCTCTATCGCTATGGAAACCAGAAATAATATAGCGATACAAGCATCGGTCAGTGACCCACTGTTGTACAGGTGcgcagtgatgtcatcactccCTTGAGGTTTAACTTCTACCATACAGACAAGTcgaaaaaaatcaaaaactgattTCAATATGAGATTCAACAATATATCAACTCTAGATTCAACTAGTGACAACAGAGAGGCCCCGCCCCTCTCAAGCCCCACCCCCCTCTACTGTCACCAGCGTCAAGGAACAAAGCTGCTTAAACACCTCCACAGATGTTCAGAGGCTTCAACAGCTCAGACATCATCCCAGAGATCTGACAGCTCCTCACTCTAATACATcgctattattattattgaaaatgattgttatcattactattttttttttttttgtttgtttgttttgtgctcCAGTCTCTGTTCACTTTCCCACTTCCGTGTCCatgtatgaaatgaaacaatcacTCACCTCTAGTGCAGTCTGAGATCGCCTGATCCTTCAGGTcctgacagagagacactgtTAGCATCCTGCTAATATCACTGTTAGCAGTCTGTTAATATTAACATGTCAACTGCTTGTTATTAGCAtgttgttagcatgttagcgtgTTGTTACCAGGTGCAGTCTTGCGGCGGCTCTGTTGGAAAACAGGAcggctctctctctgctgaaaCAGACTGGACATAAAACCAAAGCCTCTGTGTAGCTGTGCTCCGCCTCCAACCAGTCTGCAGGAACACATTTATACTGGTTAACAGACTGGTTTACTAACTGGTTAAGATACTGGTTAATACTGATATAATATTGGTGTAAACTCACCTCCAGCTTTAAACTGcctgtttcctttttccttcagAGTTAAACTCTGCTGCTGTCGActctgaaacagacagaagataCAGAGAACTCTGAACTCTGTTCACCTGCTGACATTTCACCAGGTAGAGAGGTGAACAGGTGTtacctccttctcttcccctgtcagctccttctccacctccctcaGGTAGTCATCATCAAACTCCACTGCCTGATTattctcctccttcatctctgATTCTGAATCTTCCTGCAGCCTGTcgccctgctcctcctcctgcagcctgtcgccctgctcctcctcctgcagcctgtcgccctgctcctcctcctgcagcctgtcgccctgctcctcctcctgcagcctgtcGCCCTgcgcctcctcctgcagcctgtcgccctgctcctcctcctgcagcctgtcGCCCTgcgcctcctcctgcagcctgtcGCCCTgcgcctcctcctgcagcctgtcgccctgctcctcctcctgatgtagtcctcctcctcctcctcctatctcAGTCTCTGTGTCATCTTTTCTGTCAGTTAGTCTCTTAGTTTTTATGTGACAATATTTTGACCCCTCTGCTTCCTGTCGggtcccctcctcctcctcctcctcctcctcatcgtccCCTCTGGGGTCTGGAGGCTCCAGAGTCTCCTGGCAGTCGTAGAagtcctcctctttctcctcatgcTCTCTGCGTATTCCAGGTGCTCCACTGCATCTCTGTTCATCTCCTTGGCTGCTCATATTGAAGCTCTGCAAAACCGAACCAATAATATTGATCAAGATAAGCCCCAAGTCTTTAGGAGAGTCAGAGACTTTAGTCGACAGTTCATGTCAAAGACTTGAGACTTGGTAGTTGGGACAAAGAACATTGAAATTTCACGATTCTC
Coding sequences within:
- the ttc1 gene encoding tetratricopeptide repeat protein 1 isoform X1 encodes the protein MSSQGDEQRCSGAPGIRREHEEKEEDFYDCQETLEPPDPRGDDEEEEEEEEGTRQEAEGSKYCHIKTKRLTDRKDDTETEIGGGGGGLHQEEEQGDRLQEEAQGDRLQEEAQGDRLQEEEQGDRLQEEAQGDRLQEEEQGDRLQEEEQGDRLQEEEQGDRLQEEEQGDRLQEDSESEMKEENNQAVEFDDDYLREVEKELTGEEKESRQQQSLTLKEKGNRQFKAGDWLEAEHSYTEALVLCPVCFSRERAVLFSNRAAARLHLDLKDQAISDCTRAIELNPDYVRALLRRAELYEQTEKLDEALEDYKKVLDRDPNQTSARQACMRLPQQIQERNEKLKEEMISKLKDLGNMVLRPFGLSTNNFQVNQDQDTGSYSINFVQKPNNNR
- the ttc1 gene encoding tetratricopeptide repeat protein 1 isoform X2 codes for the protein MSSQGDEQRCSGAPGIRREHEEKEEDFYDCQETLEPPDPRGDDEEEEEEEEGTRQEAEGSKYCHIKTKRLTDRKDDTETEIGGGGGGLHQEEEQGDRLQEEAQGDRLQEEAQGDRLQEEEQGDRLQEEAQGDRLQEEEQGDRLQEEEQGDRLQEEEQGDRLQEEEQGDRLQEDSESEMKEENNQAVEFDDDYLREVEKELTGEEKESRQQQSLTLKEKGNRQFKAGDWLEAEHSYTEALVLCPVCFSRERAVLFSNRAAARLHLDQAISDCTRAIELNPDYVRALLRRAELYEQTEKLDEALEDYKKVLDRDPNQTSARQACMRLPQQIQERNEKLKEEMISKLKDLGNMVLRPFGLSTNNFQVNQDQDTGSYSINFVQKPNNNR